One part of the Candidatus Polarisedimenticolia bacterium genome encodes these proteins:
- a CDS encoding discoidin domain-containing protein, which yields MLVTASGLWDASGNPASNANDGNTGTSSACEGATGYCAIASDWSGGQAVGNYLQIDLGAVMSVKSVTVYGRRDTALSQGRNLNLKTSSDGTSWTTTFMADATSPSGFTVSTATVARYVRVETTSAVYLSLYEIVVTGSPYVDCGTSCSDLALNKTATASGLWSPDNPASKVNDGNTGTTSACEGAAGYCAIASDPNRNQAIGNFLQIDLGAVVSVKSVTVYGRRDAALSQGQNLNLRLSTDGTSWSTWFMADTTSPSGYTVNTTAPARYVRVETTTVVYLSLYEIVVTGFPSTTLPYVDCGSNCANLALGKTVSASGLWDAANNPAWKANDGNSGANPACEGAGGYCAIASDPNRNQAIGNYLQVDLGAPMSVKSVTVYGRRDAALTQGQNLNLKLSRDGTNWTTTYMMDTTSPSGLTVSTTAAARYVRVETTTVVYLSLYEIVVTGTTSTGAQLEGPQSNPCVPDVPAAFARLRHYGDTIQISHNGLASDYTQPVGTTSHHFQGIQRLRAPGNYVAISGADPADLFIGVMGSRNPTPGSPWSSNYLTNLANDKLLSRTPVTGAPHAGGLSVIGDVLAVPLQWSGTTQVVFYDVSNPTSIVRLPPVLSSSNDNLGAVAITKLQNGQFLLGAHDSLSPQTLDWYLSTGTDLSATGWTYQSRNVLIAGYQNINLINQCDGHVYMAASFDQAFGGGWLGDDRRLRLYDIAMSGTSVTNVGQIMNLQMQCGTDGCEFAAASGTYVAPNGNVFAYSSRGFISGDHINFVEFEPIPPPAPVSTTNDSYVIFSKDAGMNPDVQSMAIHFYDPNWYWYHMNDGFGYGSLDNQISSMVYSIPESHSLVLFDGPTLGGAMLFQLSGPGSYDNLANLGVNDRIESAWLHSKSSGFIHFFDGANFTNKFPTNFWISAGAQYSNLSVVGMNNNISSIRYQGAPGIACELYHDINFVNKCGTIGDTGGVILERATLSTGAPAPIQCADNQISSIRCARIIILP from the coding sequence ATCGATCTGGGAGCCGTCATGAGCGTGAAGAGCGTCACGGTGTACGGACGGCGGGACACCGCGCTCAGCCAGGGACGGAACCTCAACTTGAAGACGTCGAGCGACGGCACGAGCTGGACTACGACGTTCATGGCCGACGCGACGAGTCCCTCCGGTTTCACGGTGTCCACCGCCACCGTCGCTCGATACGTCCGGGTCGAGACGACCTCCGCCGTCTACCTCTCTTTGTATGAAATCGTCGTGACCGGCTCTCCCTATGTCGACTGCGGCACGAGTTGCAGCGACCTGGCGCTCAACAAGACCGCGACGGCCTCGGGGCTGTGGAGCCCCGACAATCCTGCTTCGAAGGTCAACGACGGGAACACCGGGACGACTTCGGCGTGCGAGGGGGCCGCCGGGTACTGTGCCATCGCCAGCGATCCGAATCGAAACCAGGCGATCGGGAACTTCCTGCAGATCGACCTGGGCGCCGTCGTGAGCGTGAAGAGCGTCACGGTGTACGGCAGGCGGGACGCGGCGCTCAGCCAGGGCCAGAACCTGAACCTGCGCCTCTCCACGGACGGTACCAGCTGGAGCACTTGGTTCATGGCGGACACGACGAGCCCCTCCGGCTATACCGTGAACACAACGGCCCCCGCGCGCTACGTCCGCGTCGAGACCACCACGGTGGTCTACCTTTCGCTCTACGAGATCGTCGTCACCGGATTCCCTTCGACGACGCTGCCCTACGTGGATTGCGGCTCGAATTGCGCCAACCTGGCGCTCGGCAAAACAGTCAGCGCCTCGGGGCTGTGGGATGCGGCGAACAATCCGGCGTGGAAGGCCAACGACGGCAACTCCGGCGCGAATCCGGCATGCGAGGGAGCCGGTGGATACTGCGCCATAGCGAGCGATCCGAATCGAAACCAGGCGATCGGGAACTATCTTCAAGTCGATCTGGGCGCGCCCATGAGCGTGAAGAGCGTCACGGTGTACGGACGGCGGGACGCGGCGCTGACCCAGGGCCAGAACCTGAACTTGAAGCTCTCTCGGGACGGCACGAACTGGACCACGACCTACATGATGGACACGACGAGTCCGTCCGGGCTCACCGTTTCGACCACCGCGGCGGCACGTTACGTGCGGGTGGAGACGACGACTGTGGTCTATCTTTCGCTCTACGAGATCGTCGTGACGGGCACGACGAGCACCGGCGCGCAGCTGGAAGGCCCGCAGAGCAACCCCTGCGTCCCGGACGTGCCGGCGGCCTTCGCGCGGCTGCGGCATTACGGCGACACGATTCAGATCTCGCACAACGGGCTCGCTTCCGACTACACGCAGCCCGTGGGGACGACTTCGCATCACTTCCAGGGGATCCAGCGTCTGCGGGCGCCTGGGAACTACGTGGCGATCTCGGGGGCGGACCCCGCTGATCTCTTCATTGGAGTGATGGGCAGCCGGAATCCGACCCCCGGGAGTCCCTGGTCGTCGAACTATCTGACCAACCTGGCGAACGATAAGCTGTTGAGCCGCACTCCGGTGACCGGCGCGCCGCACGCCGGGGGGCTCAGCGTCATTGGCGACGTCTTAGCGGTTCCCCTTCAGTGGAGCGGAACGACGCAGGTCGTGTTCTACGATGTGTCGAACCCCACTTCGATCGTGCGGCTGCCTCCGGTTCTCTCCAGCTCGAACGACAACCTCGGAGCGGTGGCGATCACGAAGCTGCAGAACGGTCAGTTCCTGCTCGGGGCGCACGACTCGCTGAGCCCTCAAACGCTGGACTGGTATCTCTCGACCGGGACCGATCTTTCCGCGACGGGCTGGACCTACCAGAGCCGAAACGTCCTGATCGCCGGCTATCAGAACATCAACCTCATCAATCAATGCGACGGGCACGTCTACATGGCCGCGAGCTTCGATCAAGCCTTCGGAGGAGGGTGGCTGGGAGACGACCGCCGGCTGCGGCTCTATGATATCGCGATGAGCGGCACCTCGGTGACTAACGTGGGGCAGATCATGAACCTGCAGATGCAGTGCGGGACCGACGGGTGCGAGTTCGCCGCGGCCAGCGGGACGTACGTGGCTCCGAACGGGAACGTCTTCGCGTACAGCTCGCGCGGGTTCATCAGCGGCGACCACATCAACTTCGTCGAGTTCGAGCCGATTCCGCCGCCGGCTCCCGTGTCGACCACCAACGACTCCTACGTGATCTTCTCGAAGGACGCCGGGATGAACCCCGACGTCCAGAGCATGGCGATCCACTTCTACGATCCCAATTGGTACTGGTACCACATGAACGATGGCTTCGGGTATGGGAGCCTGGACAATCAGATCTCGTCGATGGTTTATTCGATCCCCGAGAGCCATTCGCTCGTCCTGTTCGACGGACCGACGCTGGGCGGCGCCATGCTGTTCCAGCTGAGCGGGCCCGGTTCCTACGACAACCTGGCCAACCTCGGCGTGAACGACCGGATCGAGTCGGCCTGGCTGCACAGCAAATCCTCGGGGTTCATCCACTTCTTCGACGGCGCCAACTTCACGAACAAGTTCCCGACCAATTTCTGGATCTCCGCGGGGGCGCAGTATTCCAACCTTTCGGTCGTCGGGATGAACAACAACATCTCTTCGATCCGCTACCAGGGCGCGCCGGGGATTGCCTGCGAGCTTTATCACGACATCAACTTCGTGAACAAGTGTGGGACGATCGGGGACACGGGAGGAGTGATTCTTGAAAGGGCCACTCTTTCCACGGGAGCCCCCGCTCCCATTCAGTGCGCGGACAATCAGATCTCCTCGATTCGCTGCGCCCGGATCATCATCCTGCCATGA
- a CDS encoding RNA polymerase sigma factor encodes MREVMTHTVLPDSALSPTASAPRCESVESRPSGDWRLEELVEAVRRGAPGAAEELWSSQARRLIRAAVALGVSIEEAEDVVQETLLSAFRSFHRFDRSKASFQVWTHRILVNGTSNWHRARRRLRMALAQLGGQQREASFLLPDEVLAAQEAKRTLDRLTADLSPVRRRVWVMTQVSGLSMRETAEALGMREATVRSHLRHARAALAHAASGKEKP; translated from the coding sequence ATGAGAGAGGTGATGACACATACCGTGCTTCCCGACAGCGCCCTGTCCCCGACGGCCTCCGCGCCGCGATGCGAAAGCGTGGAAAGCCGTCCCTCGGGCGATTGGAGGCTGGAGGAGTTGGTCGAGGCGGTCCGGCGGGGAGCACCCGGCGCGGCGGAGGAGCTGTGGTCGAGCCAGGCGCGCCGGCTGATCCGGGCGGCGGTAGCGCTCGGCGTTTCCATCGAAGAGGCGGAGGACGTGGTGCAGGAGACTCTTCTGTCCGCTTTCCGGAGCTTCCACCGGTTCGACCGCTCGAAAGCATCATTCCAGGTCTGGACCCATCGGATCCTGGTGAACGGGACTTCGAACTGGCATCGGGCGCGCAGGCGTCTGCGCATGGCGCTGGCGCAGCTTGGCGGCCAGCAGCGGGAAGCGAGCTTTCTCCTGCCCGACGAAGTGCTCGCGGCGCAGGAAGCGAAGCGCACCCTCGACCGGCTCACCGCCGACTTGAGCCCGGTGCGGCGCAGGGTCTGGGTGATGACGCAGGTTTCAGGCCTGTCGATGCGCGAAACGGCCGAGGCGCTCGGCATGCGCGAGGCGACCGTCCGGTCCCACCTGCGCCATGCCCGCGCCGCCCTGGCGCACGCCGCGAGCGGAAAGGAGAAACCGTGA